One genomic segment of Brevibacillus laterosporus LMG 15441 includes these proteins:
- a CDS encoding GDSL-type esterase/lipase family protein translates to MLSSKKHPLTKWLLLLACLSFFALLVGFCFAFTPVHLADKSTSELQTPNEDQTPEAPSPAILPTTGTLKVVALGDSLTRGLGDSSGLGYIGILKQKAEKARNQSIQLSNLAISGSESGDVVNQLKQTNVKRLISEANLILFTIGGNDLFRQSGGIFEFDLEKLLDASTQLTINYEAIVKQIRSINPEAPIFYTSLYNPFGDTEFKQESSTHVQEWNNEATTISARYPNVLVIPSYDLFWNKEKAYLYTDHFHPNHAGYERIADRIMQAIK, encoded by the coding sequence GTGCTTAGCTCTAAAAAACATCCGTTAACGAAATGGCTTCTGCTACTGGCTTGCTTATCTTTTTTTGCTCTATTAGTCGGCTTCTGCTTTGCGTTTACGCCAGTGCATTTAGCTGATAAAAGCACATCTGAGCTTCAGACCCCCAATGAAGACCAAACACCAGAAGCTCCTTCCCCTGCTATCTTGCCCACTACAGGCACATTAAAAGTGGTAGCGCTGGGTGACTCCTTGACACGTGGGTTAGGAGATTCAAGCGGATTAGGCTATATTGGAATTTTGAAGCAAAAGGCTGAAAAGGCGCGCAATCAAAGCATTCAACTAAGCAATCTAGCTATCAGTGGCAGTGAATCAGGAGATGTAGTGAACCAACTGAAACAAACGAATGTTAAGCGCCTGATTTCTGAAGCCAACCTCATATTGTTTACGATTGGGGGGAATGATTTGTTTCGCCAAAGCGGCGGTATATTTGAATTTGATCTTGAAAAACTATTGGACGCTTCAACCCAGCTTACTATCAACTATGAAGCCATTGTAAAACAAATTCGATCTATAAATCCAGAAGCACCCATTTTTTATACTTCTCTCTATAATCCCTTTGGCGATACAGAGTTCAAACAAGAATCAAGTACGCATGTTCAGGAGTGGAATAATGAAGCAACCACTATCTCAGCCCGTTATCCTAACGTGCTGGTGATCCCCTCCTACGACTTATTTTGGAACAAGGAGAAGGCCTATCTATACACGGACCATTTCCATCCGAATCATGCTGGATATGAACGGATAGCCGATCGAATTATGCAGGCAATTAAATAA
- a CDS encoding MDR family MFS transporter, producing the protein MNRLQAYWQEFHPIIHSLLIGTIFVRAASSMSMPFLAIHLSKTTDLSPVMIGITIGAGPLASTVGGFIAGTLSDLFGRRRIMLWALYTWVLVFLGFAIGKSAIFFILLNILAGFCRSFYEPVSQALMADLTEPERRFRVFSMRYLAINIGVSVGPLLGAYLALLGGALPFIVTAMIYLLYVISLQYLLHKFGIKQIEGQKKEKITFASAWNVVRQDVALRYFIVGGILVSVGYSQMTVTLSQFVQGMFVDGAILFSYLMSLNAIVVVALQLPLSRWAEKRTPLFSLVTGTIMYAMGLLGFGLSSSWLTFMISMCIFTIGEILTFPASTVFIDYLAPEGMRGTYFGTQSFHNLGQFLGPVLGGYILGVYNGTIMFTVISCITLFSILFYTLGRNCYTARTGQAMTMTR; encoded by the coding sequence ATGAACAGACTACAAGCATACTGGCAAGAATTTCACCCTATAATACACTCCTTACTTATCGGTACGATTTTTGTGCGAGCTGCTAGTTCTATGAGTATGCCATTTTTGGCTATTCATTTATCCAAGACAACTGATCTGAGTCCGGTCATGATTGGAATTACTATTGGGGCTGGTCCTCTGGCATCTACAGTGGGAGGATTTATTGCAGGAACGTTATCTGATTTATTTGGGCGAAGGAGAATTATGCTGTGGGCATTGTATACCTGGGTGCTTGTTTTTTTAGGATTTGCGATTGGAAAAAGCGCAATCTTTTTTATTTTGCTTAACATTTTGGCGGGATTTTGCCGTTCCTTTTACGAGCCTGTATCGCAAGCACTCATGGCAGATTTAACAGAACCAGAGCGACGCTTTCGAGTTTTTTCCATGCGTTATCTGGCTATTAACATTGGTGTTTCCGTGGGTCCTTTGCTTGGGGCATATTTAGCATTACTAGGCGGGGCTCTCCCGTTTATTGTTACGGCCATGATCTATTTGCTCTATGTCATCAGCCTGCAATATTTGTTACATAAATTTGGCATAAAACAAATTGAGGGCCAAAAGAAAGAAAAAATTACATTTGCTTCGGCTTGGAATGTGGTACGTCAGGATGTCGCGTTACGCTACTTTATTGTCGGTGGCATTCTGGTATCAGTGGGCTATTCTCAAATGACTGTAACCCTATCCCAATTCGTTCAGGGAATGTTCGTTGACGGAGCCATCCTATTTTCATATCTGATGAGCTTAAATGCCATAGTGGTGGTTGCTTTGCAGCTTCCCTTATCCAGATGGGCCGAAAAAAGGACCCCGTTGTTTAGTCTTGTAACGGGAACCATCATGTATGCGATGGGGTTGTTAGGCTTCGGGCTTTCATCGAGTTGGCTAACTTTTATGATTTCCATGTGTATCTTTACCATTGGGGAGATTTTAACCTTCCCTGCTTCCACCGTTTTTATTGACTATTTAGCACCTGAGGGGATGCGAGGAACTTATTTTGGCACCCAAAGCTTTCATAACTTAGGACAATTTTTAGGACCGGTGCTAGGAGGATATATACTGGGAGTATACAATGGAACAATTATGTTTACGGTTATCTCCTGTATCACGCTTTTCAGTATTTTGTTCTACACTCTGGGACGCAACTGCTATACTGCTCGTACAGGTCAAGCTATGACGATGACTCGGTAG